One region of Streptomyces capillispiralis genomic DNA includes:
- a CDS encoding shikimate dehydrogenase, with translation MSAARRAAVLGSPIAHSLSPVLHRTAYAELGLEGWTYDRFEIDEQALPGFFDTLGPQWAGLSLTMPLKRAVIPLLDSVSETAASVEAVNTVVLAPDGRRTGDNTDIPGMVAALREHGIHKVESAAVLGAGATASSALAALARICSGEVTAYVRSEARATEMRQWAERLDVAVRIADWEDAEQALHAPLVVSTTPAGVTDTLARAVPERPTALFDVLYDPWPTVLAARWSAYGGAVVSGLDLLVHQAVLQVEQMTGRAPAPLDAMREAGERALAAR, from the coding sequence ATGTCCGCCGCCCGCAGGGCCGCCGTACTCGGCTCGCCCATCGCCCACTCGCTCTCCCCGGTGCTGCACCGCACGGCCTACGCGGAGCTGGGTCTGGAGGGCTGGACGTACGACCGGTTCGAGATCGACGAGCAGGCACTGCCCGGCTTCTTCGACACCCTCGGGCCGCAGTGGGCCGGACTGTCGCTGACCATGCCGCTGAAGCGGGCCGTGATCCCGCTGCTCGACTCGGTCAGCGAGACCGCGGCCTCCGTCGAGGCGGTCAACACGGTCGTCCTCGCACCGGACGGCCGCCGCACCGGCGACAACACCGACATCCCCGGCATGGTCGCCGCCCTGCGCGAGCACGGCATCCACAAGGTGGAGTCCGCGGCCGTCCTCGGCGCGGGCGCCACCGCCTCGTCCGCGCTGGCCGCGCTGGCCCGGATCTGCTCGGGCGAGGTCACCGCCTACGTCCGCAGCGAGGCCCGGGCCACCGAGATGCGGCAGTGGGCCGAGCGGCTCGACGTCGCGGTGCGCATCGCCGACTGGGAGGACGCCGAGCAGGCCCTGCACGCCCCGCTGGTCGTCAGTACCACCCCGGCCGGCGTCACGGACACGCTCGCCCGGGCCGTCCCGGAACGCCCGACGGCCCTCTTCGACGTGCTCTACGACCCCTGGCCGACCGTCCTCGCCGCCCGCTGGTCCGCCTACGGCGGCGCCGTGGTCAGCGGCCTCGACCTGCTGGTGCACCAGGCGGTGCTCCAGGTCGAGCAGATGACGGGACGCGCGCCGGCCCCGCTGGACGCCATGCGAGAAGCCGGCGAGAGGGCCCTCGCCGCCCGCTAG
- the aroC gene encoding chorismate synthase, which produces MSRLRWLTAGESHGPALVATLEGLPAGVPITTDMVADHLARRRLGYGRGARMKFERDEVTFLGGVRHGLTLGSPVAVMVGNTEWPKWEQVMAADPVDPEVLAGLARNAPLTRPRPGHADLAGMQKYGFDEARPILERASARETAARVALGAVARSYLKETAGIEIVSHVVELAAAKAPYGVHPTPADVERLDADPVRCLDADASKAMVAEIDQAHKDGDTLGGVVEVLAYGVPVGLGSHVHWDRRLDARLAAALMGIQAIKGVEVGDGFDLARVPGSKAHDEIVPTAEGIRRASGRSGGTEGGLTTGELLRVRAAMKPIATVPRALKTVDVVTGEETAAHHQRSDVCAVPAAGIVAEAMVALVLADAVAEKFGGDSVTETRRNVTSYLDNLAIR; this is translated from the coding sequence TTGAGCAGGTTGCGCTGGCTGACCGCGGGGGAGTCCCACGGTCCCGCACTCGTCGCCACGCTGGAGGGGCTTCCCGCCGGCGTGCCGATCACCACGGACATGGTGGCGGACCACCTCGCGAGGCGGCGGCTCGGCTACGGTCGCGGCGCACGGATGAAGTTCGAGCGGGACGAGGTCACCTTCCTCGGCGGCGTCCGGCACGGCCTCACCCTCGGCTCCCCGGTCGCGGTCATGGTGGGCAACACCGAGTGGCCGAAGTGGGAGCAGGTCATGGCGGCCGACCCGGTCGACCCGGAGGTGCTGGCCGGCCTCGCGCGCAACGCCCCGCTGACCCGCCCCCGCCCCGGCCACGCCGACCTCGCCGGCATGCAGAAGTACGGCTTCGACGAGGCCCGCCCGATCCTGGAGCGCGCCTCGGCCCGCGAGACCGCCGCCCGCGTGGCCCTGGGCGCGGTGGCCCGGTCGTACCTCAAGGAGACGGCCGGCATCGAGATCGTCAGCCACGTCGTCGAGCTGGCCGCGGCCAAGGCGCCGTACGGCGTCCACCCGACCCCCGCCGACGTGGAGCGGCTGGACGCCGACCCGGTGCGCTGCCTGGACGCGGACGCCTCGAAGGCGATGGTCGCGGAGATCGACCAGGCCCACAAGGACGGCGACACCCTCGGCGGCGTCGTCGAGGTGCTGGCGTACGGCGTCCCGGTAGGCCTCGGCTCACACGTCCACTGGGACCGCCGCCTGGACGCCCGCCTGGCCGCCGCCCTCATGGGCATCCAGGCCATCAAGGGCGTGGAGGTCGGCGACGGCTTCGACCTCGCGCGCGTGCCCGGCTCCAAGGCGCACGACGAGATCGTCCCGACCGCCGAGGGCATCAGGCGCGCCTCCGGCCGCTCCGGCGGCACCGAGGGCGGACTCACCACCGGTGAGCTGCTGCGCGTACGCGCGGCGATGAAGCCGATCGCGACGGTGCCGCGGGCGCTGAAGACCGTCGACGTCGTCACCGGCGAGGAGACGGCCGCGCACCACCAGCGTTCCGACGTCTGCGCCGTACCGGCCGCCGGCATCGTCGCCGAGGCGATGGTCGCCCTGGTCCTCGCGGACGCGGTGGCGGAGAAGTTCGGCGGCGACAGCGTCACCGAGACCCGCCGCAACGTCACCTCGTACCTCGACAACCTGGCCATCCGATGA
- a CDS encoding shikimate kinase codes for MSPLLVLVGPMGVGKSTVGRLLAERLGVGYRDTDEDIVAAEGRTIADIFVEEGEPAFRALEKSAVRTALSEHDGVVALGGGAILDADTRALLAGQRVVYLSMDVEEAVRRTGLNAARPLLAVNPRKQWRELMEARRHLYEEAATAVVPTDGRTPEEVTEAALDALELKEA; via the coding sequence ATGAGCCCGCTGCTGGTGCTGGTCGGCCCGATGGGCGTGGGCAAGTCCACCGTCGGGCGGCTGCTCGCCGAGCGGCTCGGCGTCGGCTACCGGGACACCGACGAGGACATCGTCGCCGCCGAGGGCAGGACCATCGCCGACATCTTCGTCGAGGAGGGCGAGCCCGCCTTCCGCGCCCTCGAGAAGAGCGCGGTGCGCACCGCGCTCTCCGAGCACGACGGTGTCGTGGCACTGGGCGGCGGCGCGATCCTCGACGCCGACACGCGCGCGCTGCTCGCCGGACAGCGGGTGGTCTACCTGTCGATGGACGTCGAGGAGGCGGTCAGGCGCACCGGCCTCAACGCCGCCCGCCCGCTGCTCGCGGTCAACCCGCGCAAGCAGTGGCGCGAGCTGATGGAGGCCCGCCGGCACCTGTACGAGGAGGCCGCCACCGCCGTCGTGCCCACGGACGGACGCACCCCCGAAGAGGTCACCGAAGCCGCCCTGGACGCACTGGAGTTGAAGGAAGCATGA
- the aroB gene encoding 3-dehydroquinate synthase: protein MSSEAVTRIHIGGTAGTDPYDVLVGRQLLGELAGLIGTKAKRVAVVHPESLAETGDALRADLAAQGYEAIAVQVPNAEEAKTAEVAAYCWKALGQSGFTRTDVIVGVGGGATTDLAGFVAATWLRGVRWVAVPTTVLAMVDAAVGGKTGINTAEGKNLVGAFHPPAGVLCDLAALDSLPVNDYVSGLAEVIKAGFIADPVILDLIESDPQAARTPSGPHTAELIERSIRVKADVVSSDLKESGRREILNYGHTLGHAIEKNERYKWRHGAAVSVGMHFAAELGRLAGRLDDATADRHRTVLESVGLPLHYRYDQWPKLLENMKVDKKSRGDLLRFIVLDGLAKPTVLEGPDPAVLLAAYGEVGE from the coding sequence ATGAGCAGCGAGGCAGTGACAAGGATCCACATCGGCGGCACGGCGGGCACCGACCCGTACGACGTCCTGGTGGGCCGTCAGCTCCTCGGCGAACTCGCCGGACTGATCGGTACCAAGGCCAAGCGGGTCGCCGTCGTGCATCCCGAGTCGCTGGCGGAGACCGGTGACGCGCTCCGCGCCGACCTCGCCGCACAGGGCTACGAGGCGATCGCCGTCCAGGTGCCCAACGCCGAGGAGGCCAAGACCGCCGAGGTCGCCGCCTACTGCTGGAAGGCGCTCGGCCAGTCCGGGTTCACCCGCACCGACGTCATCGTCGGCGTGGGCGGCGGCGCCACCACCGACCTGGCCGGATTCGTCGCCGCGACCTGGCTGCGCGGGGTGCGCTGGGTCGCCGTCCCGACCACCGTGCTCGCCATGGTGGACGCCGCCGTCGGCGGCAAGACCGGCATCAACACCGCCGAGGGCAAGAACCTGGTGGGCGCCTTCCACCCGCCCGCCGGTGTGCTGTGCGACCTCGCCGCGCTGGACTCCCTCCCGGTCAACGACTACGTGTCCGGGCTCGCCGAGGTCATCAAGGCCGGCTTCATCGCCGACCCGGTGATCCTCGACCTCATCGAGTCCGACCCCCAGGCCGCCCGCACCCCGTCCGGCCCGCACACCGCGGAACTGATCGAGCGCTCGATCCGGGTCAAGGCCGATGTGGTCTCCTCCGACCTCAAGGAATCGGGTCGCCGCGAGATCCTCAACTACGGCCACACCCTCGGCCACGCCATCGAGAAGAACGAGCGCTACAAGTGGCGCCACGGCGCGGCGGTCTCCGTCGGCATGCACTTCGCCGCCGAACTGGGCCGTCTCGCGGGCCGCCTGGACGACGCCACCGCCGACCGCCACCGCACGGTCCTCGAATCGGTCGGCCTCCCCCTGCACTACCGCTACGACCAGTGGCCCAAGCTGCTGGAGAACATGAAGGTCGACAAGAAGTCCCGCGGCGACCTGCTGCGCTTCATCGTCCTCGACGGCCTCGCCAAGCCCACGGTGCTGGAGGGACCCGACCCGGCCGTGCTGCTCGCCGCGTACGGCGAAGTGGGGGAGTAG
- a CDS encoding Pro-rich N-terminal domain-containing protein — protein sequence MQHAVGSPLPPPHHPGQGPAAGWSPAAHHPGQHPGPAPAPGYPAPPPAPLPPPAGPRHASMPPPPDTTGHVPLPPGGPVAMPSPPQAPAAPDPAGTAIAVLLIGPAGAGKTSVAKYWADHRRVPTAHISLDDVREWVRSGFADPQSGWNDNSEAQYRLARRTCGFAARNFLANGISCILDDAVFPDRPVVGLGGWKRHVGPGLLPVVLLPGLDIVLERNAERSGNRRLSDEEVARIHGRMAGWYGSGLPIIDNSQLDIPETARILDDVLARSIASPPQW from the coding sequence ATGCAGCATGCAGTGGGTTCTCCGCTGCCGCCGCCCCATCACCCGGGGCAGGGACCGGCCGCCGGCTGGTCACCGGCCGCACACCACCCGGGCCAGCACCCGGGCCCCGCCCCGGCACCGGGCTACCCGGCGCCTCCTCCCGCCCCCCTCCCGCCCCCCGCGGGCCCCCGGCACGCCTCGATGCCCCCACCGCCGGACACCACCGGCCACGTGCCACTGCCCCCCGGCGGCCCCGTGGCCATGCCGAGCCCCCCGCAGGCCCCGGCGGCACCCGACCCGGCCGGCACGGCCATCGCCGTGCTGCTCATAGGCCCCGCGGGCGCGGGCAAGACGAGTGTGGCCAAGTACTGGGCGGACCACCGCCGGGTCCCCACCGCTCACATCAGCCTCGACGACGTCCGCGAGTGGGTCCGCTCCGGTTTCGCCGACCCGCAGTCCGGGTGGAACGACAACTCCGAGGCGCAGTACCGCCTGGCCCGCCGCACCTGCGGCTTCGCCGCGCGCAACTTCCTCGCCAACGGGATCTCGTGCATCCTCGACGACGCGGTCTTCCCCGACCGCCCGGTCGTCGGCCTCGGCGGCTGGAAGCGGCACGTGGGCCCCGGCCTGCTGCCCGTGGTCCTCCTGCCCGGCCTGGACATCGTCCTGGAACGCAACGCGGAACGTTCCGGCAACCGCCGCCTCAGCGACGAGGAGGTGGCCCGCATCCACGGCCGTATGGCCGGCTGGTACGGCTCGGGGCTGCCCATCATCGACAACTCCCAGCTGGACATACCGGAGACGGCCCGCATCCTGGACGACGTCCTGGCCCGCTCCATAGCCAGCCCACCCCAGTGGTAG